The Aricia agestis chromosome 3, ilAriAges1.1, whole genome shotgun sequence genome includes the window catcaggtaggcagttgaaattttcacagactctttaattatatgtgtactttaataattaataataaaattagaatataaataaaatttaaggggggctcccatacaaaaacacaactttcagcctattttttctctataacggtacggatcccttcgtgcgcgagtccgactcgcacttggccgattttattgtaaacatggtatcaaattgcccgaatttgataccacgtttacaataaagtaacaaaatttatataacaaaaaaagaattttgaaaatctgaccacaaacagcaaagtaaacattcactcctccttttttgaaagtcggttcaaaaaaagtatctaagatgttgaccagggatgtaaggtatcatcatgccaaatttcattgaaatcggtacagcggattcagagattagcctgtacaaacagacaaacagacaaaccgacaaacagacagacagagaaacaaaaatttcaaaaacagttaaaatgtgttctattactcttctactatgctcgttttttcaagtttatttaaaatgtacaaaaaatttacctctacgattttattataagtatagatatagataagatTCCGTTGGACCGTTTGTCCATCGTCGATGCGCTGTATTGGAATAACTTCGTTATGTGAAATATTAAACACGTGAGCGGTTGGGTAATAATAGGGCCTAATCTAACCTATTTGTTATCTAGATGAATTTGTATCCACAGTTTTTTCATTTCCGCCTTACAACTTGTTGCAGAGAAAAGGTTGCGGCTGGAGGAACCCCAACGGCATCAGCATCCGCGTGCAGTCGGTGGACGGCGAGGCCGGCTTCGCCGAGTTCCCCTGGATGGTCGCCGTCATGAAGTAAGCTCATCAATTTATCTCTTCTTCTTTGTCGTTTTCTTTATTACAAAAGGTCGCGCCTGGAAAAGTTCTCCTCTACTTCGGTAGTTAAGTTCTTCCATTTTATTCGGTCTTCTACTCCTCTAAGGGCAGCTGTTACTTTTAGTCCAGTGAGTGCCACAATTTGGTACCATCGGAATCGGATCGACCCCTGAGGCTGCCACTGTATTTTAGTATCTTGACTCGTAAAACAGAAAAGAGCTTAGTACCTAACTGCCAAGTTAGATATTGAAATTGAGGCGTGTTTCAAGGAATCAAAAGGCTCCATGAGAACTGTTCATATCATTTATTGTTATTGACACGTATTTTCAGGAAACTACCGAAAGAGACCTACCTCGGTGGCGGATCTCTCATCCATCCGAACGCCGTGCTCACCGCAGCCCACCTAGTGTCCGGGGAGAGAGACCTGAAGGTGCGCGCGGGAGAGTGGGATACCGTCACCACAAGAGAGATCTATCCGCACCAGGAGAGAGACGTCGCCAGCGTCGTCGTGCATAAGGACTTCATCAAACGTAAGAagcaaccataatattatatggattAACTTTGTCTTAAAGAAAACTTAGTTGTGGTTTTGATAATACCGATATTACTCGAATGATAATCTATCAGAATGCAAGCGAACACAGGTCTAGGGGACAGTGTACGGATAGACATGCAACGAGACACTGAgttattctagaatctagatgttgcccgcaaattCGTCCGGGCTGCGTTTCCAAATTCAACCAGAGATGcagcgaggaatgtgtttttgagaaccaccaccaacctcgctcagcgcagcgattctattggatcttaaaaacacattcctcggaACACATATCTAGTGGAAACGCTTTTGCCTTGTTCACATACTCAAATATCTCCATAtccaattttaaattttcacgCCTAATCCGTGAAAatgaaacagacagacacaattacGCATTGTATTATGACACGTCACACGATTTATGAGCTTTAAAACTTGAATGGCTATAAAAAGCGCTGTATTTCACAAGGCTTTCTGGTAAAATAACTATCGGGACCAAATACTTCCAGAAACCCTGTACTACAATATCGCTCTGCTATTCTTCACAACGCCCATGGAGCTGGCGCCCAACGTGGGGGTGGCGTGCCTGCCGCCGCCGGAGTCCGACACGCCCGACGACACGCGGTGCTTCGCCACCGGCTGGGGCAAGACCAGGTTCGGCGAGGAGGGCCAAAACGCGATTATATTGAAGAAGGTAATTCTCTGTTAGAACATTTTTATGGTCCAGTTCGCGAAACGTCATATTTCCATAGGTTTtcattatatacatttttgcCAAACTGAACTAGATACATTAGCTactatataggtacctataacTCTTTATAAAAGCTCCTTTCCATCGTTGTCACGGGAGAACTGAGGTGACATGAGTTCTCTACTCTTCTCTCTCTCTCCAGGTTGAAGTTCCGGTAGTGAGCAAGCGGACCTGCCGCAGCCAGCTTCGCAACACGCGTCTGGGTTCGGCGTTCGAGCTGCATTCTACCTTCATGTGTGCTGGCGGCGAGCCCGGCCGCGACACTTGCAGGGGCGACGGTGGATCACCGCTTGTTTGTCCCATTGAGGTGGGTTAAAACTTAGAAGACATGGTGTTTTACTGTCTGAATTTGGGATTTGGATGACGGTCTctaagatttttatatattggcAAGAGGCTTTAGGGCGGAGCGTGCATGCAGCGAATATATCGCGGACACGTTTTGCAGGATTGCGCACCAAGGACGTCCGAAAAAAACTCAGTACAAAGCCCAAAACTTCCCGCTGAGCGTCGGTGACGAATTCGCTGCATGCCCGCCCCGACGCCGTTCGCCTACCGCGATAAGCCCCTAAAACGTAACGACACGAGATAtcgtttacactcagccctctATAACGTATGTACTTGCCGCGTCGGGCAGTGGCAGCGGCATGACGAGTGGCAGCGCGATGACTATTTACATCCTCGCGCTGCCCACTTCCCTGCCCAACAGGGCTGAAGCCGATAGGATATATTCCTGTGGAAATTGTTGTTAACGCTGACGTAAGCTGCCAACCGCCCGCGCCCGAGTGGCAAGCCTCTCATCGAAGACTATTCGTGTTTTAGGGCGAGAAGAACCGCTACTACCAGTCCGGCATCGTGGCGTGGGGCATCGGCTGCGGCGGCGACGGCGTGCCCGGCGTCTATGTTGATGTCGTCAAGCTGCGGCCGTGGATCGACGACAAGATGGCCGGCCGCGGACTCGACCTCAACACGTACGATCACAACGCGcgcatttaaaaaattaaatattataaaagaaacatacttttttattcatataaaactaaggcccaatttcaccaatgtcTGTTAGTGTTTACAGCTTGTCTtttattcatataaaaaaagaagggttaacgtgatactaattcgagcattaactataagttataacagtcGTTTGGGCCAAAATTGGGCCTTAGTTTATTCGTAAGTAGTAACTAATTAATTTATAGAgatgcataaaatatattatgtttttatttttgcgACTACAATGTTAAAAGATATGTTCTTAATTGAAATGTATctattgaattttaataaatgttgcccgcgacttcgtccgcgtcaacatagtataataacaaagatggatagtccgctaacaaatatgaaaaaattaaaatataacctcctcctttttggaagtcggttaaaaagtagcctaagttacatcttactacatcagctatctaccaaaaaaagacccggcaaaatagctccagccgtttcagagattagccggaacaaacagacagacagacatacaaacaaaaattgtaaaaaaatgttgttttggtgtatgtagcgtatatatgtcgcagccgactggcttaaatagccgttcaatcaaacagctagccctttgactgaacaacgccattcaatcacacgtctagcttttatattgaatattttagtcgctcaaaacgttcaacactacagctgattcaaaagccgccgtctaattgaagtagttcagcgcgcaccgctgcggcgctaggtgcgttttatttacaatatgacgtcaactagcaggtgtttgttggtgtttgtggttgtttttcggaaataaagtagttaataaaagttacaagtgttattaaagagacaaaaattgtggatgCACATActagtgaatcaaaatttcaacaaatattcgaagAGAAATTACgagattatgaaatggatggacgttgcccccccccgaaaggggggttcagggggcacagccccccgtcaaaacaaaaacaaacacaatccagaaagtccaaaagtaggttaggttagaactgtgactgtgctgcggcagcagcacagtcacagtgaCCGTCACAAAAAAcgcctcaaaattttttatttttacttattgcattaaactttggtcaccccttaaacttaatccgagaataatctttgagtaaaatacaaaaaattttcCTATTCTcgtaaattacatattaagctaatggtcgccctagataatttgccatttaaccagttggctaagcgtcgtctagctgtagtgttgaacgttgtagtcaacaagtcggctaaacgacgtatagccgtgtgattgaatggcgttgttcagtcaaagggctagctgtttgattgaacggctatttaaaccagtcggctgcgacatatacattcaacaataaaattcaaaaacatacaaccgttttttactacatatgcatgtagtaaaaaacggttctttcaatattacaaacagacactccaattttatttatatgtatagataagaatctaaaaaaatgtgtattggGACGGTTTAAAGCACAAAGTcactctttttttatattatacagagGGTAACAAAACCATGTGATAATagtactttaaggtgtgtagggtccactgacctccattatacattgtataatggaggtcatgGTAGGGTCTCAACTCGGCCCTTATGAACTTACgaactgaaagagtaactttttaaacttttgtatggaaaatatgCCCATTAGACCAAACGGAAGAAATACTCATCGTAGTGTCATCAACcccatccccccccccccccccccccgcacAATAAAACTTGGCATTATATTAAGTAACAGTCGTTGTGCTTCTTAACAAATTATCCGCCTATTCCAAGGATGGCCAACCAATGGCACGCGACATAAAATTTTGAGCACGTCAATgatcacaaaattattatagtggttATGATTTATGGccattacatttttaaataataaatatacgcGTCAGgtttacaaagaaaaatattatttaatagcaCGTCTATGACATCGCTTGAATCAGCAAAGTGGCACGTTTCCACAATCCACGATATAGACACGATTTTACGACCACGAcgacgattttattaaaaaaatgggggtccacaaGTCGTTAACGGGGGTCCCGTTAACGACttgtggacccccattttttttccacGCAAGCGTAAACCCCTGTCGGGCTCCcgtggacccctgggggtccacctggaccactttgggaattaATGGTTTAAATAGTCAGTTTGAAACCACAAAAGTTTGCATTATGTTACATaatgcaaaatttaattttgttaaaaaaattaatacttaatacttacataatttatgtattttttaacaaaaggtAGTTAGGTTTTTCCGCGGCATACCTAAACGTAGGTTTAGGTATGCCGCGCAAAAACAGTAAGACCGCACGGCTAAAATGGAAAGGATAATCAGTAAAAACTACATATTTGATTT containing:
- the LOC121740279 gene encoding phenoloxidase-activating factor 2-like yields the protein MRKMYGLPAQCQASYRRVSDRHKMLRGVVFLSLALATLQSPSPRLGSDLDLTPGKANETVPSLPCTTDKNEEGFCVLYYQCKNNDVINVDGENLIDMRLKDSCLSSLEKCCKAPEVSPDNVPVPEPPQRKGCGWRNPNGISIRVQSVDGEAGFAEFPWMVAVMKKLPKETYLGGGSLIHPNAVLTAAHLVSGERDLKVRAGEWDTVTTREIYPHQERDVASVVVHKDFIKQTLYYNIALLFFTTPMELAPNVGVACLPPPESDTPDDTRCFATGWGKTRFGEEGQNAIILKKVEVPVVSKRTCRSQLRNTRLGSAFELHSTFMCAGGEPGRDTCRGDGGSPLVCPIEGEKNRYYQSGIVAWGIGCGGDGVPGVYVDVVKLRPWIDDKMAGRGLDLNTYDHNARI